One part of the Neisseria zalophi genome encodes these proteins:
- the pgi gene encoding glucose-6-phosphate isomerase produces MKHLQDLPSWRELWKHFDATKSLHMRELFKQDPERAQRYWLEVGGITLDYSKNRITDETLALLMKLAKEAGVPERIKQMFHGEKINTTENRAVLHVALRNRTNAPIYVDGEDVMPDVNRVLQRMGEFAHEVRSGEWLGYTNQVITDVVNIGIGGSDLGPLMMCTALKPYGHPRLHMHFVSNVDGSQLRDVLEQVHPETTLFIIASKTFTTQETLTNALTAREWFLQHADEESAVAKHFVAVSTNQKAVADFGINPANMFEFWDWVGGRYSLWSAIGLPIMLYLGEENFIEMLNGAHLMDQHFYNSPLEQNMPVLLALIGIWYINYYGGGSHIIAPYDQHLHRLPKFIQQLDMESNGKQVTLDGEPVKHETAPIIWGETGINGQHAFFQLLHQGTHITPIDLIASLQKRSNLPGHHEILLANVFAQAEAFMRGKTPDEARAELTEQGMDSAQIEALVPHKTFSGNRPSNLILMNKINPRNMGSLIALYEHKTFVQGTIWDINSFDQWGVELGKQLAKTILRELTGETAVQDHDSSTERLIRLYRNANCDKPGQCD; encoded by the coding sequence ATGAAACATTTGCAGGATTTACCGAGCTGGCGGGAATTATGGAAGCATTTTGATGCAACCAAAAGCCTGCATATGCGTGAGTTATTCAAACAAGACCCGGAGCGTGCCCAACGCTATTGGCTGGAAGTCGGTGGGATAACGCTGGATTATTCCAAAAACCGTATCACCGATGAAACATTGGCCTTATTGATGAAACTGGCTAAAGAAGCCGGTGTGCCGGAACGTATCAAGCAAATGTTTCATGGTGAAAAAATCAATACCACCGAAAACCGTGCCGTTTTGCATGTTGCGCTGCGCAACCGCACCAATGCGCCGATTTATGTAGACGGCGAAGATGTGATGCCGGATGTAAACCGTGTGTTGCAGCGGATGGGCGAGTTTGCCCATGAGGTTCGTAGCGGCGAATGGTTGGGCTATACCAATCAGGTGATTACGGATGTGGTCAATATCGGTATCGGCGGCTCCGATTTGGGGCCGTTGATGATGTGTACTGCATTGAAACCTTATGGTCATCCGCGTTTGCATATGCATTTTGTGTCTAATGTGGATGGTTCACAATTGCGCGATGTATTGGAGCAGGTTCACCCTGAAACCACATTATTCATTATTGCCTCAAAAACATTTACCACACAGGAAACGCTGACCAACGCTTTAACCGCGCGCGAGTGGTTCCTACAACATGCCGACGAAGAATCGGCGGTTGCGAAGCATTTTGTCGCCGTTTCTACCAATCAGAAAGCCGTGGCCGATTTCGGTATTAATCCGGCCAATATGTTTGAGTTTTGGGATTGGGTAGGCGGGCGTTATAGCTTATGGTCGGCCATCGGTTTGCCGATTATGCTGTATTTGGGCGAAGAAAACTTTATTGAAATGCTCAATGGTGCACATCTGATGGATCAGCATTTCTATAATTCGCCATTGGAACAAAATATGCCGGTTTTATTGGCGCTTATCGGTATTTGGTATATCAATTATTATGGTGGCGGCAGCCATATTATTGCACCATACGACCAACATCTACACCGCCTGCCTAAATTTATCCAGCAATTGGATATGGAGAGTAACGGCAAGCAGGTCACGTTGGACGGCGAGCCGGTAAAACACGAAACCGCCCCGATTATTTGGGGCGAAACCGGTATTAACGGACAACACGCTTTCTTTCAATTATTGCATCAAGGCACGCACATTACCCCGATTGATTTGATTGCTTCATTGCAAAAACGCAGTAATCTGCCTGGTCATCATGAGATTTTGTTGGCCAATGTGTTTGCGCAGGCCGAAGCGTTTATGCGGGGGAAAACACCCGATGAAGCACGCGCAGAGTTAACAGAACAGGGCATGGACAGTGCGCAAATCGAAGCATTGGTGCCGCATAAAACGTTTTCGGGAAACCGCCCCAGCAATTTGATTTTGATGAATAAAATCAATCCGCGCAATATGGGCAGCCTGATAGCTTTATATGAACATAAAACCTTTGTGCAAGGCACGATTTGGGATATTAATAGCTTTGATCAATGGGGTGTCGAGTTGGGCAAGCAATTGGCAAAAACCATTTTACGCGAGCTGACAGGCGAAACCGCCGTACAAGATCACGACAGTTCAACAGAGCGATTAATTCGTTTATATCGTAATGCTAACTGTGACAAACCGGGGCAGTGTGATTAA
- a CDS encoding SIS domain-containing protein gives MLSKISESLSELSGAERKVAESALAEPKWFVHAAVAEIAERASVSQPTVIRFCRSLGYKGLPEFKLALSASIGHDGMPYVHEELNADDNMGVVVEKVLGNAAASLLGARRFLKEADLERAVTMLSRARRIEFYGMGNSGIVAQDAQHKFFRFGISTVAYVDTHIQLMAAAVLSKEDVLVVISNSGSSIELLDAVSVAKENGASIIAITRPDSPLAQLTDCVLSISSSENSELYTPMISRLLQLAVIDILTIGLALHLGETASLQLQKGKRSIHNKHLEYNKEES, from the coding sequence ATGTTAAGCAAAATCAGTGAGTCGTTGTCTGAACTATCAGGTGCAGAGCGCAAAGTAGCGGAATCCGCATTAGCCGAACCAAAATGGTTTGTACATGCAGCGGTTGCGGAAATTGCCGAACGTGCTTCTGTGAGCCAGCCGACCGTTATCCGTTTTTGCCGTAGTTTGGGTTATAAAGGGCTGCCTGAATTTAAATTAGCATTGTCGGCCAGCATCGGCCATGACGGTATGCCTTATGTGCATGAAGAATTGAATGCCGATGACAATATGGGTGTGGTGGTGGAAAAAGTATTAGGCAATGCCGCCGCTTCGCTTTTAGGTGCGCGCCGCTTTTTAAAAGAAGCTGACTTAGAGCGTGCGGTAACGATGCTCAGCCGTGCACGGCGGATTGAGTTTTACGGTATGGGCAATTCGGGCATTGTGGCTCAAGATGCCCAACATAAATTTTTCCGGTTCGGGATTTCAACCGTAGCTTATGTTGATACCCATATTCAATTGATGGCTGCTGCGGTATTGAGTAAAGAAGATGTTTTGGTTGTGATTTCCAATTCCGGTTCTTCTATTGAATTATTAGATGCTGTGAGCGTAGCCAAAGAAAACGGGGCTTCGATAATTGCGATTACGCGCCCTGATTCACCATTGGCGCAACTGACTGATTGTGTACTAAGTATTTCTTCTTCCGAAAACAGCGAATTGTATACCCCGATGATTTCCCGCCTGTTGCAATTGGCCGTGATTGATATCTTAACCATCGGCTTGGCATTACATTTGGGCGAAACCGCCAGTTTGCAGCTACAAAAAGGCAAACGCAGTATTCACAACAAACATTTGGAATATAACAAGGAAGAGTCATGA